One segment of Panicum virgatum strain AP13 chromosome 3K, P.virgatum_v5, whole genome shotgun sequence DNA contains the following:
- the LOC120697866 gene encoding platelet binding protein GspB-like: MSRAVQTGAGAGGGGAARLKASPRALFSCGIFSTCTHPALSPTATPNNNVVPGSGGSATPCAEASASPVVEAAAASTPPPPQRQHQRAQRNVGPSSSSSSSSSSASQSFTQWRLPVHHPPQASSSASASASGAGSGGDALLSAEEKFAAGEVVAALRAVEREMEAAARPVPAGVVAGVVAAVREPATARLAAKVLLVVLLEEGNRETALEAGAASAAVEAVAASGPVGATAERALAALELLCTAPGGAAAVRREALAAPVLARAVEGMAGRGRECAVGVLAAIYGGGGGGGSGGGKEDGAESPPPPEVVKAVVAAMQGECSARGRRKGAQLLRALQEAGRLGLAWDGVGDH; this comes from the coding sequence ATGAGCCGCGCGGTGCagacgggcgcgggcgcgggcgggggcggcgcggcgaggctcaAGGCGTCGCCGCGGGCGCTCTTCTCCTGCGGGATCTTCAGCACCTGCACGCACCCGGCGCTCAGCCCGACGGCGACGCCGAACAACAATGTGGTGCCGGGGAGCGGCGGCTCGGCCACGCCCTGCGCCGAGGCGTCCGCGTCGCccgtggtggaggcggcggcggcgtcgacgccgccgccgccgcagcggcagcACCAGCGGGCGCAGAGGAACGTCGGGCCGtcatcctcctcgtcctcgtcctcgtcgtccgCGTCGCAGAGCTTCACGCAGTGGAGGCTGCCGGTGCACCACCCGCCGCAGGCGTCATCGTCCgcctcggcgtcggcgagcgGGGCGGGCTCCGGCGGGGACGCGCTGCTGAGCGCGGAGGAGAAATTTGCGGCgggggaggtggtggcggcgctgcgggcggtcgagagggagatggaggcggcggcgaggccggtccCGGCGGGGGTGGTGGCCGGGGTGGTCGCCGCGGTGCGGGAGCCGGCGACCGCGAGGCTTGCCGCGAAGGTGCTCCTCGTCGTGCTGCTGGAGGAGGGGAACAGGGAGACCGCGTTggaggccggcgcggcgtcggcggccgtggaggcggtggcggcgtccggGCCGGTGGGCGCCACGGCGGAGCGCGCGCTGGCCGCACTGGAGCTCCTGTGCACGGCccccggcggcgctgcggcggtgcGGAGGGAGGCACTCGCGGCACCGGTCCTGGCCCGGGCGGTGGAGGGGATGGCAGGCCGCGGGCGGGAGTGCGCCGTCGGCGTCCTGGCCGCCATCTacgggggcggaggaggaggcggcagcggcggcggcaaggaggatggggcggagtcaccgccgccgccggaggtggtgaaggcggtggtggcggcgatgcAGGGAGAGTGCAGCGCGCGCGGACGGCGCAAGGGCGCGCAGCTCCTGCGCGCGCTGCAGGAGGCCGGCCGCCTCGGGCTCGCGTGGGACGGCGTCGGCGATCACTGA